A stretch of Aedes aegypti strain LVP_AGWG chromosome 2, AaegL5.0 Primary Assembly, whole genome shotgun sequence DNA encodes these proteins:
- the LOC110675548 gene encoding ficolin-3-like, translating into MILQFWVVTFSVLFAARADENHSILIKLNDLDHRFTQMFSQQFYRHTQQVTDRVSALKISIDTNLLELDQQIQQALDGIQSNESSSSASATKPPGLTTIPIGSEPRVPALYERERYGGDWLVVMHRYDGSVKFDRTWAEYRDGFGMVGQEFWYGLERLHQLTKEKSYELMVEMEDFNGSLKYAWYDKFVVGPEEQRYALVELGTFNGTTDGDSLKPHKGSGFSTYDNDDFGCSNKYAKGGWWYYSGKCYGSSLTGIWKNELAYSSIVWMKFSDVSNTPLKLVRMMIRPKN; encoded by the exons ATGATACTCCAATTCTGGGTCGTAACGTTTTCCGTGCTGTTCGCAGCTCGCGCCGATGAAAATCACTCAATATTGATCAAGCTGAACGACCTGGATCACCG CTTCACGCAAATGTTCAGCCAGCAATTTTACCGACACACCCAGCAAGTAACGGATCGAGTCTCGGCGCTGAAGATTTCCATTGACACCAATCTACTCGAACTGGACCAGCAGATTCAGCAAGCGCTGGATGGCATTCAATCCAACGAATCGTCATCGTCAGCTTCGGCAACGAAACCGCCCGGACTCACAACCATACCGATTGGATCCGAGCCTAGGGTTCCGGCTCTGTACGAACGGGAGCGCTACGGAGGAGATTGGTTGGTTGTGATGCATCGGTATGACGGCTCCGTAAAGTTCGATCGCACTTGGGCCGAGTACCGGGATGGGTTCGGAATGGTTGGGCAGGAGTTTTGGTACGGACTGGAGCGACTGCATCAGTTGACCAAGGAGAAATCGTACGAACTGATGGTTGAGATGGAGGACTTCAATGGGAGCTTGAAGTATGCTTGGTATGATAAATTTGTGGTGGGCCCCGAGGAACAACGTTACGCTTTGGTTGAGTTGGGGACGTTTAATGGAACGACAGATGGGGATTCCTTGAAGCCTCATAAAGGATCGGGATTCTCGACGTACGACAATGATGATTTCGGTTGCTCGAACAAGTACGCCAAAGGAGGATGGTGGTATTACAGTGGAAAGTGTTACGGATC GAGCCTTACTGGTATTTGGAAAAACGAACTTGCTTACTCATCGATAGTTTGGATGAAGTTCTCCGATGTTTCCAACACGCCGTTGAAGCTTGTAAGAATGATGATACGACCGAAAAATTGA